The following are encoded in a window of Citrobacter freundii genomic DNA:
- the fucI gene encoding L-fucose isomerase, whose protein sequence is MKKMSLPKIGIRPVIDGRRMGVRESLEEQTMNMAKATAALITEKLRHACGAQIECVIADTCIAGMAESAACEEKFSSQNVGVTITVTPCWCYGSETIDMDPMRPKAIWGFNGTERPGAVYLAAALAAHNQKGLPAFSIYGHDVQDAGDTTIPADVEEKLLRFSRAGLAVASMKGKSYLSVGGVSMGIAGSIVDHNFFESWLGMKVQPVDMTELRRRIDQKIYDETELEIALAWADKNFRYGEDQNAQQYKRNEEQSRAVLKESLLMAMCIRDMMQGNKILAEKGLVEESLGFNAIAAGFQGQRHWTDQYPNGDTAEALLNSSFDWNGIREPYVVATENDSLNGVAMLFGRQLTGTAQVFADVRTYWSPEAVQRVTGQPLTGLAEHGIIHLINSGSAALDGSCKQRDSDGKPTMKPHWEISQQEVDDCLAATEWCPAIHEYFRGGGYSSRFLTEGGVPFTMTRINIIKGLGPVLQIAEGWSVELPKDMHDQLDARTNSTWPTTWFAPRLTGKGPFSDVYSVMANWGANHGVLTIGHVGADFITLAAMLRIPVCMHNVEEEKIYRPSAWAAHGMDSEGQDYRACQNYGPLYKR, encoded by the coding sequence ATGAAAAAAATGAGTTTACCGAAAATCGGTATTCGTCCGGTGATTGATGGGCGTCGTATGGGTGTACGTGAGTCGCTCGAAGAACAGACCATGAATATGGCGAAAGCCACTGCCGCGCTTATCACCGAGAAACTTCGTCACGCCTGCGGCGCGCAGATTGAGTGCGTGATTGCAGACACCTGCATTGCCGGGATGGCTGAATCCGCCGCCTGCGAAGAAAAATTCAGTAGCCAAAATGTCGGCGTGACGATCACCGTGACACCATGCTGGTGCTACGGCAGCGAAACCATCGACATGGACCCAATGCGTCCAAAAGCCATCTGGGGCTTCAACGGCACGGAACGTCCTGGCGCTGTTTATCTGGCTGCAGCGCTGGCAGCGCATAACCAAAAAGGTCTGCCTGCTTTCTCGATTTACGGTCATGACGTGCAGGATGCGGGTGACACCACCATCCCCGCCGATGTTGAAGAAAAACTGCTGCGCTTTAGCCGTGCAGGCCTGGCCGTTGCCAGTATGAAAGGCAAAAGCTATCTGTCCGTGGGCGGCGTTTCAATGGGGATCGCAGGATCCATTGTCGATCATAACTTCTTTGAATCCTGGCTGGGAATGAAGGTTCAGCCGGTAGATATGACCGAGCTGCGTCGTCGTATTGACCAAAAAATCTATGACGAAACCGAGCTGGAGATTGCGCTGGCGTGGGCGGACAAAAACTTCCGCTATGGCGAAGATCAGAATGCCCAACAGTACAAACGCAACGAAGAGCAAAGCCGCGCGGTCCTGAAAGAAAGTCTGCTGATGGCAATGTGCATCCGTGACATGATGCAAGGTAACAAGATACTGGCTGAAAAAGGCCTGGTCGAAGAGTCGCTGGGCTTCAACGCCATTGCCGCGGGCTTCCAGGGTCAGCGTCACTGGACCGATCAATACCCGAATGGCGACACCGCCGAAGCCCTGCTGAACAGCTCATTTGACTGGAACGGCATACGCGAACCGTATGTGGTTGCCACCGAAAACGACAGTCTGAACGGTGTAGCAATGCTGTTTGGCCGCCAGCTTACCGGTACCGCGCAAGTCTTTGCCGATGTACGCACCTACTGGTCACCGGAAGCGGTGCAACGCGTCACCGGCCAGCCGCTGACTGGCCTTGCTGAGCACGGTATTATTCACCTGATCAACTCCGGATCTGCGGCGTTGGACGGCTCCTGCAAACAGCGTGACAGCGATGGCAAACCGACCATGAAACCGCACTGGGAAATCTCCCAGCAAGAGGTGGATGATTGCCTGGCGGCAACCGAATGGTGCCCGGCTATTCATGAATACTTCCGCGGCGGCGGTTACTCCTCTCGCTTCCTGACCGAAGGCGGTGTGCCGTTCACCATGACCCGTATCAATATCATCAAAGGTCTGGGACCGGTGCTGCAGATAGCCGAAGGCTGGAGCGTGGAATTGCCGAAAGATATGCATGACCAGCTCGATGCCCGCACCAACTCCACCTGGCCAACGACCTGGTTTGCTCCGCGCTTAACCGGTAAAGGTCCGTTCAGCGACGTTTACTCGGTGATGGCGAACTGGGGTGCGAACCACGGTGTGCTGACTATTGGTCACGTTGGTGCAGACTTTATTACCCTTGCCGCCATGCTGCGTATTCCAGTGTGTATGCACAACGTGGAAGAAGAGAAAATCTATCGCCCTTCAGCCTGGGCTGCACACGGTATGGACAGTGAAGGCCAGGATTATCGCGCCTGCCAGAACTATGGCCCGCTGTATAAACGTTAA
- a CDS encoding sugar ABC transporter ATP-binding protein, with product MSETFLQMSHITKRFPGVLALSNVDFALRKGEVHALLGENGAGKSTLMKILSGVYQPDEGNIIFEDQAVSFANPLSAQKAGITIIHQEFNLFPELTVEDNIFIGREFCKNNRWRLDEKQQRQAAIDILQKLNLNIAPDTLVADLTVAQQQMVEIAKAISVNAKILIMDEPTAALTETEIDSLFQVTRLLKEQGTGIVYISHRLEELALIADRATVMRDGQFIATVDYDAVKISDLIAMMVGRDLGNIYPRREPLSQHKPVLEVSGLTRKGVLNNIDFTLHQGEILGFAGLMGAGRTELARAIFGADPIDSGTITLNGKVTVVKDIPDAIKQGISYLTEDRKKEGLALGLSVERNIMLGNYPEYSDRYGNVDSKRCQQTSQEQVKALRIKTPHLEQAALNLSGGNQQKIIIARWVCKDTDILIFDEPTRGIDVGAKLEIYELMNRLVAKGKSIIMISSELPEVLGMCDRILVMRSGRITGELASDDATQEKIMQYATLED from the coding sequence ATGTCCGAAACATTTTTACAGATGAGTCATATTACGAAACGTTTTCCCGGCGTATTAGCGTTGAGTAATGTGGATTTTGCGTTACGCAAAGGGGAAGTTCATGCGCTGCTTGGCGAAAATGGCGCGGGGAAGTCCACCTTGATGAAAATTTTATCCGGCGTTTATCAACCGGATGAAGGCAATATTATTTTTGAAGATCAAGCTGTTTCATTCGCGAATCCGTTAAGTGCACAAAAAGCCGGGATCACGATTATTCACCAGGAATTTAATTTATTCCCAGAGTTAACGGTTGAAGACAATATCTTTATTGGCAGGGAATTTTGCAAAAATAACCGCTGGCGTCTTGACGAGAAACAACAGCGCCAGGCAGCTATCGATATTTTGCAAAAATTGAACCTGAATATTGCGCCAGATACGCTGGTTGCCGATCTTACCGTCGCTCAACAACAAATGGTTGAGATTGCCAAAGCTATATCGGTGAATGCCAAAATTCTGATTATGGATGAACCGACGGCGGCGCTGACGGAAACGGAGATCGACAGTTTATTTCAGGTTACCCGTTTGCTGAAAGAGCAGGGTACCGGCATTGTCTATATCTCGCACCGTCTGGAAGAGCTGGCGTTAATTGCCGACCGCGCGACCGTGATGCGAGACGGTCAGTTTATTGCCACCGTCGATTATGATGCTGTAAAAATCAGCGACTTAATTGCCATGATGGTTGGGCGTGACCTCGGGAATATCTATCCGCGTCGTGAACCTTTGTCTCAGCACAAACCGGTGCTGGAAGTGAGCGGCCTGACGCGCAAAGGGGTACTGAACAACATCGATTTCACCCTGCATCAGGGGGAGATTTTAGGTTTTGCTGGTCTGATGGGCGCAGGGCGTACCGAACTGGCGCGTGCCATTTTCGGCGCAGATCCCATCGATAGCGGTACCATTACGCTAAACGGTAAGGTCACCGTGGTTAAAGATATCCCTGACGCAATCAAACAGGGGATCAGCTATTTAACAGAGGACAGAAAAAAAGAAGGACTGGCATTAGGGCTGTCGGTTGAGCGCAATATTATGCTGGGGAATTACCCGGAGTATTCCGATCGCTACGGCAATGTTGATAGCAAGCGCTGTCAGCAAACCAGCCAGGAGCAGGTGAAAGCCCTGCGAATTAAAACGCCACACCTTGAGCAGGCCGCATTAAATTTAAGTGGTGGTAATCAGCAGAAAATCATTATTGCCAGATGGGTGTGTAAAGACACCGATATTCTCATCTTTGATGAGCCTACGCGTGGCATTGACGTGGGGGCCAAACTTGAAATTTATGAATTGATGAATCGACTGGTGGCAAAAGGGAAATCAATCATCATGATTTCTTCTGAATTACCGGAAGTGCTGGGTATGTGCGATCGCATTTTAGTGATGCGTAGTGGTCGTATTACCGGTGAGTTAGCTTCTGATGACGCCACACAAGAAAAAATCATGCAATACGCGACGTTAGAGGATTAA
- a CDS encoding ABC transporter permease has translation MTISVTSSDSNNKKIKINKELLMRLAPLFSLIILVIFFSFGSPFFFNTENIMTIALQTSVIGIMAIGVTFVIITSGIDLSLGSVVAFSGVAVGICATLGLPLPICILAGVLAGGLCGYINGLLVTKMTIPPFIATLGLMMSVRGINMVMTDGRAIYFADYPGFKMLAQGRLFDVLPYPVFYLVVVALIAAYILKKTVIGRYVYAVGSNEVAAHLSGIKVQRVKIFVYAFCGLLTGIAGVILASRLNSGQPTVGVGYELEAIAAVVIGGTSLMGGIGTIGGTIIGAFIMSVLKNGLNLMGVSQFWQMVAMGVVVIAAVYLDTLRKKIR, from the coding sequence ATGACTATCTCTGTAACCTCTTCAGACAGCAATAATAAAAAAATTAAAATTAACAAAGAACTTTTAATGCGCCTCGCGCCGCTTTTCAGTTTGATTATTCTGGTGATATTTTTCAGTTTTGGATCGCCATTTTTCTTTAATACTGAAAATATTATGACCATTGCTCTGCAAACCTCGGTTATTGGCATCATGGCGATTGGCGTTACCTTCGTCATTATCACCTCCGGGATCGACCTTTCTCTCGGTTCCGTGGTGGCGTTTTCAGGCGTTGCGGTCGGTATCTGCGCCACGCTGGGTTTGCCTCTGCCGATTTGCATCCTGGCAGGCGTGTTGGCCGGTGGGCTGTGCGGTTATATCAACGGGCTGTTGGTCACTAAAATGACCATCCCGCCCTTTATTGCCACGCTGGGCCTGATGATGTCCGTCAGGGGTATCAACATGGTGATGACCGACGGCCGCGCGATTTACTTTGCTGATTACCCAGGCTTCAAAATGCTGGCACAGGGCCGCCTGTTCGACGTGCTGCCTTATCCGGTCTTTTACCTGGTGGTGGTGGCGCTAATCGCTGCGTACATCCTGAAGAAAACGGTGATTGGTCGCTATGTTTATGCTGTGGGCAGCAATGAAGTTGCAGCACACCTGTCCGGAATTAAAGTCCAGCGCGTCAAAATCTTCGTCTACGCCTTCTGCGGTCTGCTAACCGGGATTGCCGGGGTCATTCTTGCTTCGCGTCTGAACTCAGGTCAGCCAACGGTTGGTGTGGGTTATGAGCTGGAAGCGATTGCCGCGGTGGTGATTGGTGGTACGAGCCTGATGGGCGGGATTGGCACCATTGGCGGCACGATTATCGGCGCATTCATTATGAGCGTGTTGAAAAATGGCCTCAACCTGATGGGCGTCTCCCAGTTCTGGCAGATGGTGGCAATGGGTGTGGTGGTTATCGCGGCGGTTTATCTCGACACATTACGCAAAAAAATTCGTTGA
- a CDS encoding ABC transporter substrate-binding protein: MKTRHFVYALSLLACMTSSALAKDMNLPVVSKGFQHEFWQTVKMGTEAAAKELGDKTSYVGPADETQIAEQIQLVENAMAQKPNGLLLAALDANALAPLVETANSRGIKVVTFDSGVNSDIPVSFVATNNRKAGAEAADALAAEVGSKGKVGIIAHVAGTSSAIERSDGFIARMKEKYPDIKVLPVQYSDGDPQKAMDKTIDMIQANPDIAGIYGTNEGSTLGVANAIDSQNLKGKVKVIGFDSTEAIIAFLKSGVIQGFVVQDAYQIGYQGIKTLNAAVSGQAVPKEIDIPVRFVNAKNIDTPEIDKLLHPFGKK, from the coding sequence ATGAAAACCAGGCATTTTGTCTATGCGTTATCCCTGCTGGCCTGCATGACTTCCAGCGCGTTGGCTAAAGATATGAACCTCCCTGTGGTCAGTAAAGGTTTCCAGCATGAATTCTGGCAAACCGTAAAAATGGGGACCGAAGCGGCAGCGAAAGAGTTGGGTGATAAAACCAGCTATGTAGGGCCGGCGGATGAAACACAAATTGCTGAGCAGATTCAGTTGGTTGAAAACGCAATGGCGCAAAAGCCTAACGGACTGCTGCTGGCGGCGTTAGATGCCAATGCCCTCGCACCGCTGGTGGAAACGGCCAATTCACGGGGGATTAAGGTTGTGACCTTTGACTCTGGCGTGAATTCCGACATTCCGGTCAGCTTTGTGGCAACCAATAACCGTAAAGCCGGCGCAGAAGCCGCCGATGCGCTCGCCGCTGAAGTGGGCAGCAAAGGGAAGGTCGGTATTATTGCGCACGTGGCCGGTACCTCTTCTGCAATCGAGCGTTCGGACGGGTTTATTGCCCGCATGAAGGAAAAATATCCGGATATCAAGGTGCTGCCAGTTCAGTACAGCGACGGGGATCCGCAAAAAGCGATGGATAAAACCATCGATATGATTCAGGCCAACCCGGATATTGCCGGGATCTATGGCACTAACGAAGGTTCAACGCTGGGTGTAGCGAACGCCATTGATAGTCAAAACCTGAAGGGTAAAGTGAAGGTGATTGGCTTTGACAGCACCGAAGCGATTATTGCCTTCCTGAAATCCGGCGTTATCCAGGGCTTTGTGGTGCAGGATGCTTACCAGATTGGCTATCAGGGGATCAAAACGCTGAATGCCGCCGTGTCGGGTCAGGCTGTTCCAAAAGAGATTGATATCCCGGTTAGATTCGTGAATGCGAAGAACATTGATACACCGGAAATCGACAAATTATTACATCCATTCGGTAAAAAATAA
- a CDS encoding FGGY-family carbohydrate kinase translates to MSSGYFLGVDVGSASVRAGVFDANGTRLAFATLPISQFRPGPQRVEQSSAEIWQQVCHAVKDAVSSAGVPVEEIRSLGFDATCSLVALDEQGQGLAVSPGESPDHNIIMWMDHRAADETKRINATQDPALRYVGGEVSVEMELPKVLWLKNHFPATWERAHRFYDLADFLVWKATDSDVAGLCTLTCKWNYLAHEQRFSHSLLDAVELTDLLSKIPSRILPPGAAVGTLSPEAAQALGLTTNVVVASGMIDAHAGGVALAGAQPVGTLALISGTSNCHMLCSEEEIHTPGVWGPYWSAMLPGYWLTEGGQSAAGALVDWTLQESGASADLYRKAEARGCHPIVLVNEWVAALEENEAEPGRNLHVLADHHGNRSPRARPDARGSVCGLTLERGERQVARLYLATLQAIACGTRHIMEVMRENGHTITRLTLCGGATHNPLWLREYADATGCDIHLMQEEDAVTLGAAITGAVACGAWANFPAACQAMVTPGEVIKTNPKRQDFYARKYQVHLTMWGQQQVLNQLML, encoded by the coding sequence ATGAGCAGTGGATATTTCCTCGGGGTGGATGTCGGTTCCGCCAGCGTCAGGGCCGGTGTCTTTGATGCCAACGGTACGCGACTGGCCTTTGCGACATTACCTATCTCGCAGTTTCGACCCGGTCCGCAGCGGGTAGAGCAATCATCCGCTGAAATCTGGCAGCAGGTGTGTCATGCGGTGAAAGATGCGGTGTCGTCAGCGGGGGTTCCCGTCGAGGAAATTCGTTCACTGGGATTCGATGCCACCTGCTCTCTGGTTGCTCTCGATGAACAAGGACAAGGGTTGGCGGTTTCACCCGGTGAATCGCCAGACCATAACATCATCATGTGGATGGATCATCGCGCGGCAGACGAGACCAAACGCATTAACGCCACGCAGGATCCCGCCCTGCGCTATGTTGGCGGCGAAGTCAGCGTCGAAATGGAATTGCCTAAAGTGCTGTGGCTGAAGAATCATTTTCCTGCGACGTGGGAGCGCGCGCATCGATTCTACGATCTGGCGGACTTCCTGGTCTGGAAAGCGACCGACAGCGATGTAGCGGGTCTGTGCACCCTGACCTGTAAATGGAACTATCTGGCGCACGAACAACGTTTTAGTCATTCGTTGCTCGATGCCGTTGAATTAACAGATTTACTCAGCAAAATCCCGTCGCGTATTTTACCGCCGGGGGCCGCCGTTGGTACGCTCAGCCCTGAAGCGGCGCAGGCGTTGGGACTGACCACGAATGTTGTGGTTGCCAGCGGGATGATTGATGCGCATGCAGGCGGTGTAGCGCTGGCCGGTGCTCAGCCTGTGGGAACGCTGGCGTTGATCAGCGGCACGTCAAACTGCCATATGCTGTGTAGCGAAGAGGAAATTCATACACCGGGCGTATGGGGACCGTACTGGTCCGCGATGCTACCCGGCTACTGGCTGACCGAAGGCGGGCAAAGTGCCGCCGGGGCGTTAGTCGACTGGACGCTTCAGGAGTCAGGAGCCAGTGCGGACCTGTATCGTAAGGCCGAAGCGCGGGGTTGCCATCCGATAGTATTGGTCAATGAATGGGTGGCTGCACTGGAGGAAAATGAAGCGGAACCAGGGCGCAACTTACATGTGTTGGCCGATCATCATGGCAACCGCTCACCGCGTGCGCGGCCGGATGCTCGTGGCAGCGTATGTGGCTTGACCCTTGAACGTGGCGAGCGGCAGGTTGCCCGCTTGTATCTGGCAACATTACAGGCGATTGCCTGCGGTACGCGGCATATTATGGAAGTGATGCGCGAAAATGGGCACACCATTACACGACTGACGCTGTGCGGAGGAGCAACGCACAATCCGCTGTGGCTACGTGAGTATGCGGATGCGACCGGATGCGATATCCATTTAATGCAGGAAGAAGATGCGGTGACGCTGGGTGCGGCGATTACCGGTGCGGTTGCCTGCGGGGCGTGGGCAAATTTCCCGGCGGCTTGTCAGGCGATGGTGACGCCCGGTGAGGTTATCAAGACAAACCCTAAGCGTCAGGACTTTTATGCCCGCAAATATCAGGTGCATCTGACTATGTGGGGGCAGCAGCAGGTGCTTAACCAACTGATGCTGTAA
- a CDS encoding LacI family DNA-binding transcriptional regulator, protein MAKTVEQIASDLNLSVTTVRLVLNGKAEQYRISVKTQTRINEYVERYGYVINHSARSLKLNKTDTLGLIVPNISNVFFATLAEKLEQRCRRSGYQLTISCTYDDVDYENKLTKALIARNVDGLFIVPSTLENQQHHLRQVRKPMVLLDRDFKYTDNALVESHNSLGGEKLTQSLFDAGKSPIWFLVGDTGLPSIGDRLQGYLNALINNGISHHDWVREGPDNTPDGGYRLMEKLIAEQGCPQAFIASSLPVLEGAIVAIRNHFGVIPPDINIGTFDEHPMLGFLANNVWSMQQDENVWAEKAFDMMMSAIEDQPIKETVKVPMKLIKRVRQK, encoded by the coding sequence ATGGCTAAAACAGTAGAACAGATAGCCAGCGATCTGAATTTATCGGTGACAACCGTGCGACTGGTGTTGAATGGGAAAGCTGAGCAATATCGTATCAGCGTTAAAACCCAAACGCGCATTAATGAATATGTTGAGCGTTATGGTTATGTCATCAACCATTCAGCGCGCAGCCTTAAACTGAATAAAACGGATACGCTGGGGCTGATTGTGCCCAATATTTCCAACGTCTTTTTTGCTACGCTCGCTGAAAAACTTGAGCAACGCTGTCGTCGTTCTGGATATCAGTTAACGATTAGCTGTACTTATGATGATGTTGATTACGAGAATAAATTAACCAAAGCGTTAATTGCGCGTAATGTTGACGGACTTTTTATTGTCCCGTCAACGCTCGAAAACCAGCAGCATCATTTACGCCAGGTTAGAAAACCGATGGTGTTACTTGACCGTGATTTTAAGTACACCGATAACGCGCTGGTAGAAAGTCATAATAGTTTAGGGGGCGAAAAGCTAACGCAAAGTTTGTTCGATGCGGGAAAATCGCCAATCTGGTTTTTGGTGGGCGATACCGGGCTGCCCAGTATTGGCGACCGTTTGCAGGGGTATCTTAACGCATTGATTAACAATGGAATTTCCCATCATGATTGGGTGCGTGAAGGTCCGGATAACACGCCAGATGGTGGCTACCGGTTAATGGAAAAACTGATCGCTGAGCAGGGATGTCCTCAGGCATTTATCGCCTCGTCATTACCTGTGCTGGAAGGCGCCATCGTCGCTATTCGCAATCATTTTGGCGTTATTCCACCTGATATTAATATCGGCACATTCGATGAACATCCGATGCTGGGATTCCTCGCCAATAATGTCTGGTCAATGCAGCAGGATGAAAACGTCTGGGCGGAAAAAGCCTTCGACATGATGATGAGTGCGATTGAAGACCAGCCGATTAAAGAAACGGTAAAAGTACCGATGAAGCTCATTAAGCGTGTAAGACAAAAATAA
- the fucA gene encoding L-fuculose-phosphate aldolase — MERMRLSREIIETCLEMTSLGLNQGTAGNVSARYENGMLITPSGIPYERLTENMIVYVDNDGNYDKGQLPSSEWRFHLAAYQTRPEANAVVHNHAIHCTAVSILNRPIPAIHYMIAAAGGNSIPCAPYATFGTRELSEHVIVALKDRKATLLQHHGLIACEANLEKALWLAHEVEVLARLYLSTLAIVDPVPVLDDEEIAIVLEKFKSYGLRIEE, encoded by the coding sequence ATGGAAAGAATGCGTTTGTCGCGAGAAATCATTGAAACCTGCCTTGAAATGACCAGCCTGGGGCTGAATCAGGGAACGGCGGGTAATGTGAGTGCACGTTATGAAAATGGAATGCTGATCACGCCCAGCGGAATTCCTTACGAAAGACTCACGGAAAATATGATCGTGTATGTAGACAACGACGGTAATTATGATAAAGGACAATTACCGTCCAGCGAATGGCGTTTTCACCTTGCTGCCTATCAGACGCGGCCAGAGGCTAATGCGGTTGTCCATAATCATGCGATCCATTGCACCGCGGTATCGATTCTCAACCGTCCTATCCCGGCTATCCATTACATGATTGCTGCTGCCGGTGGAAATTCCATTCCGTGTGCGCCGTATGCGACGTTTGGTACACGTGAACTGTCAGAGCACGTGATCGTGGCGCTGAAAGACCGCAAAGCAACGCTGTTGCAGCATCATGGGCTGATTGCCTGCGAGGCGAACCTGGAAAAAGCACTGTGGCTGGCGCATGAAGTGGAAGTTCTGGCCCGCCTTTATCTGAGCACATTAGCGATCGTCGATCCTGTTCCGGTGCTGGATGATGAAGAGATTGCCATCGTGCTGGAGAAATTCAAATCCTACGGATTACGAATTGAAGAGTAA
- the fucO gene encoding lactaldehyde reductase gives MANRMILNETAWFGRGAVGALTDEVIRRGYRKALIVTDANLVQCGVVEKVTSRMDAAGLAWEIYSGVIPNPTIAVVQEGLGVFEQSGADYLIAIGGGSPQDTCKAIGIIYNNPEFADVRSLEGLSPTRKPSVPVMAIPTTAGTAAEVTINYVITDEENRRKFVCVDPHDIPQVAFIDADMMDGMPAALKAATGVDALTHAIEGYITRAAWALTDALHIKAIEIIAGALRGSVAGDSKAGEAMALGQYVAGMGFSNVGLGLVHGMAHPLGAFYNTPHGVANAILLPHVMQYNADYSGDKFRDIARAMGVKVEALTLDEARKAAVDAVFELNRDVGIPLHLRDVGVRKEDIPALAQAAFDDVCTGGNPREASLGDIVELYHTAW, from the coding sequence ATGGCGAACAGAATGATTCTGAATGAAACGGCATGGTTTGGCCGGGGAGCTGTTGGGGCGTTAACCGATGAAGTTATTCGTCGGGGATATCGTAAGGCGCTGATTGTGACCGATGCCAACCTGGTACAGTGCGGTGTGGTCGAGAAGGTGACATCGCGGATGGATGCGGCGGGGCTGGCGTGGGAGATTTACTCCGGCGTTATCCCCAATCCCACCATTGCAGTGGTACAGGAAGGGCTGGGTGTCTTTGAGCAAAGTGGCGCAGACTATCTGATTGCCATTGGCGGTGGCTCCCCGCAGGATACCTGTAAAGCGATTGGTATTATCTACAATAACCCTGAGTTTGCCGATGTGCGCAGCCTTGAAGGCTTATCGCCCACGCGTAAGCCAAGCGTACCGGTGATGGCTATCCCGACGACGGCAGGGACGGCGGCAGAAGTGACCATTAACTACGTGATCACCGATGAAGAAAACCGGCGCAAGTTTGTCTGCGTCGATCCGCATGATATTCCGCAGGTGGCATTTATCGATGCCGATATGATGGACGGTATGCCCGCGGCGTTAAAGGCGGCTACCGGCGTTGATGCGCTGACCCATGCCATTGAAGGTTACATCACCCGTGCGGCCTGGGCGTTGACGGATGCGCTGCACATCAAAGCCATTGAGATCATTGCCGGGGCGCTGCGTGGATCCGTTGCCGGTGACAGCAAGGCCGGTGAAGCCATGGCGCTGGGCCAGTATGTTGCTGGAATGGGCTTTTCCAACGTTGGCCTGGGGCTGGTTCATGGTATGGCACACCCGCTGGGGGCGTTTTATAACACGCCGCACGGCGTCGCCAACGCCATTCTGCTCCCGCATGTGATGCAGTACAACGCCGACTATAGCGGGGACAAATTCCGCGATATCGCCCGGGCAATGGGCGTGAAGGTGGAAGCATTGACGTTGGACGAGGCGCGTAAAGCCGCCGTGGATGCGGTGTTTGAGCTTAACCGTGATGTGGGCATTCCGCTGCACTTACGTGATGTTGGCGTGCGTAAAGAGGATATCCCGGCGCTGGCGCAGGCAGCATTCGATGACGTATGCACCGGTGGTAATCCGCGTGAAGCGAGCCTCGGCGATATCGTTGAGCTGTACCACACCGCCTGGTAA
- the xni gene encoding flap endonuclease Xni encodes MAVHLLIVDALNLIRRIHAVQGSPCVETCQHALDLLLVHSQPTHAVAVFDDEARNSGWRHQRLPDYKAGRPPMPDELHQEMPALRAAFEQRGVCCWVSSGNEADDLAATLAVKVTQAGHQATIVSTDKGYCQLLSPALRIRDYFQKRWLDAPFIEKEFGVQPQQLPDYWGLAGISSSKVPGVAGIGPKSATQLLVQFQHLEGIYARLDDVPEKWRKKLEAHKEMAFLCRDIARLQTDLHIDGNLQQLRLAR; translated from the coding sequence GTGGCCGTCCATCTGCTCATTGTCGATGCACTGAACCTCATCCGCCGTATTCACGCTGTTCAGGGATCGCCCTGCGTGGAGACATGCCAGCACGCGCTCGATTTATTGCTCGTGCACAGCCAGCCTACGCACGCCGTGGCGGTATTTGATGACGAAGCGCGTAACAGCGGCTGGCGTCACCAACGGCTGCCCGACTACAAAGCTGGTCGCCCACCGATGCCCGACGAACTCCATCAAGAAATGCCCGCCTTACGCGCGGCCTTTGAACAGCGCGGCGTCTGCTGCTGGGTTTCCAGCGGTAATGAGGCCGACGATCTAGCCGCAACGCTGGCGGTGAAAGTCACCCAGGCCGGGCATCAGGCCACCATCGTCTCAACCGACAAAGGTTACTGCCAGTTGCTCTCTCCTGCCCTGCGTATTCGCGACTATTTCCAGAAGCGCTGGCTGGATGCGCCGTTCATCGAAAAAGAGTTTGGCGTACAGCCTCAGCAACTGCCGGATTACTGGGGGCTAGCAGGAATAAGCAGTTCAAAAGTACCTGGTGTCGCCGGTATTGGCCCAAAAAGTGCGACCCAACTGCTCGTGCAGTTTCAGCATCTGGAAGGGATTTACGCCCGGCTTGATGACGTGCCGGAAAAGTGGCGCAAGAAGCTCGAGGCGCACAAAGAAATGGCATTTCTATGCCGCGATATTGCCCGGTTGCAAACGGACTTACATATCGACGGGAACCTACAGCAGTTACGTCTGGCGCGGTAG